In a single window of the Paramisgurnus dabryanus chromosome 23, PD_genome_1.1, whole genome shotgun sequence genome:
- the slc2a13b gene encoding solute carrier family 2 member 13b isoform X2 codes for MEDKVSGDRRVEDKRSLIRTQPDVPTNNRVQEAPTSTDDIKSVQYGTPCFVYILAGFSALGGFLFGYDTGVVSGAMLLLKKKMNLSSLWQELLVSVTVGAAALSALAGGYLNGVFGRRICILLASFIFSAGGVILSAAPNKEVLLFGRLIVGLGLGIASMTVPVYIAEVSPPQLRGQLVTINTLFITGGQFIASVVDGAFSYMQNDGWRYMLGLSVVPAALQFFGFLFLPESPRWLLQKGETQKAQRVLVQIRGGINVDEEYEAMRSSIEEERNDTGDGLVLWRMLRYAPVRRALIVGCGLQMFQQLSGINTVMYYSATILQMSGVQDDRTAIWLAAATAFTNFLFTLVGVWLVERVGRRKLTLGSILGTALSLMVLAAGFLLSAQASPPVTFHPSDPSLNSSSCNTYGFCEPCMLDPGCGFCYGRNGTVVVESSCLPIDAANTETAALGRCSNGTQESTGAFWAYNYCPTSYSWVVLLGLILYLAFFAPGMGPMPWTVNSEIYPLWARSTGNACSAGVNWICNVLVSLTFLHVAQYLTYYGAFFLYSSLALLGFVFVVGCLPETKGLRLEEIESLFGRRLCTCGAGSQGVHYIRPRLELGALHYGTLEPEGSIAYISLQ; via the exons ATGGAGGACAAGGTGAGCGGAGACAGGAGAGTCGAGGACAAGAGGAGTTTAATCAGGACACAGCCTGATGTCCCAACCAACAACCGAGTCCAGGAAGCACCCACATCCACAGATGACATCAAATCTGTCCAGTATGGCACGCCGTGTTTCGTTTACATCCTGGCGGGTTTCTCAGCTCTGGGTGGGTTCCTGTTCGGCTATGATACAGGTGTGGTGTCCGGAGCCATGCTGCTGCTCAAGAAGAAGATGAACCTGAGCTCTCTGTGGCAGGAGCTTCTGGTCTCCGTCACCGTAGGTGCCGCGGCCCTGTCTGCTCTGGCTGGAGGGTATCTCAACGGGGTCTTCGGCCGGAGAATCTGCATACTTCTCGCCAGCTTTATCTTCTCCGCCGGTGGTGTTATATTGAGTGCTGCGCCCAACAAAGAGGTTCTCCTGTTTGGACGACTTATAGTTGGGCTTGGTTTAG GTATTGCATCTATGACCGTGCCGGTTTACATCGCTGAAGTTTCTCCTCCTCAGCTCAGAGGCCAGCTGGTCACCATTAACACTCTGTTCATCACTGGCGGTCAGTTCATAGCCAGTGTGGTGGATGGGGCCTTTAGCTACATGCAGAATGATGGCTGGAG ATATATGCTGGGTTTGTCTGTGGTTCCGGCTGCTTTGCAGTTCTTTGGGTTCCTTTTTCTCCCGGAGAGCCCTCGATGGCTTTTGCAGAAGGGGGAGACCCAGAAGGCTCAGCGGGTGCTTGTTCAGATCCGTGGCGGTATAAATGTTGATGAGGAGTATGAGGCCATGAGGAGCAGCATTGAGGAAGAGAGGAACGATACTGGTG ATGGTCTGGTGTTGTGGCGTATGCTAAGGTATGCTCCGGTACGGCGTGCACTGATCGTGGGTTGTGGTCTACAGATGTTCCAACAACTTTCTGGAATCAATACGGTCAT GTACTACAGTGCCACCATACTGCAGATGTCTGGAGTACAGGATGATCGGACGGCCATCTGGCTGGCTGCTGCCACAGCCTTCACCAACTTCCTGTTTACCCTCGTGGGGGTGTGGCTTGTGGAGAGGGTGGGCCGCAGAAAACTGACACTAGGGAGTATACTGG GCACTGCTTTAAGTCTGATGGTCCTGGCAGCTGGTTTCCTGCTATCTGCTCAAGCCTCTCCACCTGTGACCTTTCACCCTAGTGACCCCTCCCTCAACAGCTCCTCCTGCAATACATATGG TTTCTGTGAACCGTGCATGTTGGATCCAGGTTGTGGTTTCTGTTATGGGAGAaatggcacagttgtagtggagTCCTCTTGTTTGCCAATAGATGCTGCCAACACTGAGACCGCTGCTTTGGGGAG ATGTTCCAATGGCACACAGGAGAGCACAGGTGCATTCTGGGCATATAACTACTGCCCAACATCttattcttgggttgttttattGGGTCTTATTCTGTATTTGGCTTTTTTTGCCCCAG GTATGGGTCCTATGCCATGGACCGTGAACTCAGAGATTTATCCACTTTGGGCTCGGAGTACAGGAAACGCCTGCTCTGCTGGGGTCAACTGGATCTGTAATGTGCTTGTTTCTTTGACCTTCCTCCACGTGGCCCAGTACCTCACATACTACG GAGCTTTCTTCTTGTACTCCAGTCTGGCTCTACTGGGTTTTGTGTTCGTGGTGGGCTGTCTGCCGGAGACCAAGGGTCTGCGTTTGGAGGAGATCGAGTCTCTTTTTGGCAGAAGGCTCTGCACCTGCGGCGCTGGGAGTCAGGGTGTACACTACATCAGG CCTCGATTGGAGTTGGGAGCATTGCATTATGGTACACTGGAGCCGGAGGGCAGCATTGCCTACATATCA TTGCAGTAA
- the slc2a13b gene encoding solute carrier family 2 member 13b isoform X1 yields the protein MEDKVSGDRRVEDKRSLIRTQPDVPTNNRVQEAPTSTDDIKSVQYGTPCFVYILAGFSALGGFLFGYDTGVVSGAMLLLKKKMNLSSLWQELLVSVTVGAAALSALAGGYLNGVFGRRICILLASFIFSAGGVILSAAPNKEVLLFGRLIVGLGLGIASMTVPVYIAEVSPPQLRGQLVTINTLFITGGQFIASVVDGAFSYMQNDGWRYMLGLSVVPAALQFFGFLFLPESPRWLLQKGETQKAQRVLVQIRGGINVDEEYEAMRSSIEEERNDTGDGLVLWRMLRYAPVRRALIVGCGLQMFQQLSGINTVMYYSATILQMSGVQDDRTAIWLAAATAFTNFLFTLVGVWLVERVGRRKLTLGSILGTALSLMVLAAGFLLSAQASPPVTFHPSDPSLNSSSCNTYGFCEPCMLDPGCGFCYGRNGTVVVESSCLPIDAANTETAALGRCSNGTQESTGAFWAYNYCPTSYSWVVLLGLILYLAFFAPGMGPMPWTVNSEIYPLWARSTGNACSAGVNWICNVLVSLTFLHVAQYLTYYGAFFLYSSLALLGFVFVVGCLPETKGLRLEEIESLFGRRLCTCGAGSQGVHYIRPRLELGALHYGTLEPEGSIAYISVSSAKT from the exons ATGGAGGACAAGGTGAGCGGAGACAGGAGAGTCGAGGACAAGAGGAGTTTAATCAGGACACAGCCTGATGTCCCAACCAACAACCGAGTCCAGGAAGCACCCACATCCACAGATGACATCAAATCTGTCCAGTATGGCACGCCGTGTTTCGTTTACATCCTGGCGGGTTTCTCAGCTCTGGGTGGGTTCCTGTTCGGCTATGATACAGGTGTGGTGTCCGGAGCCATGCTGCTGCTCAAGAAGAAGATGAACCTGAGCTCTCTGTGGCAGGAGCTTCTGGTCTCCGTCACCGTAGGTGCCGCGGCCCTGTCTGCTCTGGCTGGAGGGTATCTCAACGGGGTCTTCGGCCGGAGAATCTGCATACTTCTCGCCAGCTTTATCTTCTCCGCCGGTGGTGTTATATTGAGTGCTGCGCCCAACAAAGAGGTTCTCCTGTTTGGACGACTTATAGTTGGGCTTGGTTTAG GTATTGCATCTATGACCGTGCCGGTTTACATCGCTGAAGTTTCTCCTCCTCAGCTCAGAGGCCAGCTGGTCACCATTAACACTCTGTTCATCACTGGCGGTCAGTTCATAGCCAGTGTGGTGGATGGGGCCTTTAGCTACATGCAGAATGATGGCTGGAG ATATATGCTGGGTTTGTCTGTGGTTCCGGCTGCTTTGCAGTTCTTTGGGTTCCTTTTTCTCCCGGAGAGCCCTCGATGGCTTTTGCAGAAGGGGGAGACCCAGAAGGCTCAGCGGGTGCTTGTTCAGATCCGTGGCGGTATAAATGTTGATGAGGAGTATGAGGCCATGAGGAGCAGCATTGAGGAAGAGAGGAACGATACTGGTG ATGGTCTGGTGTTGTGGCGTATGCTAAGGTATGCTCCGGTACGGCGTGCACTGATCGTGGGTTGTGGTCTACAGATGTTCCAACAACTTTCTGGAATCAATACGGTCAT GTACTACAGTGCCACCATACTGCAGATGTCTGGAGTACAGGATGATCGGACGGCCATCTGGCTGGCTGCTGCCACAGCCTTCACCAACTTCCTGTTTACCCTCGTGGGGGTGTGGCTTGTGGAGAGGGTGGGCCGCAGAAAACTGACACTAGGGAGTATACTGG GCACTGCTTTAAGTCTGATGGTCCTGGCAGCTGGTTTCCTGCTATCTGCTCAAGCCTCTCCACCTGTGACCTTTCACCCTAGTGACCCCTCCCTCAACAGCTCCTCCTGCAATACATATGG TTTCTGTGAACCGTGCATGTTGGATCCAGGTTGTGGTTTCTGTTATGGGAGAaatggcacagttgtagtggagTCCTCTTGTTTGCCAATAGATGCTGCCAACACTGAGACCGCTGCTTTGGGGAG ATGTTCCAATGGCACACAGGAGAGCACAGGTGCATTCTGGGCATATAACTACTGCCCAACATCttattcttgggttgttttattGGGTCTTATTCTGTATTTGGCTTTTTTTGCCCCAG GTATGGGTCCTATGCCATGGACCGTGAACTCAGAGATTTATCCACTTTGGGCTCGGAGTACAGGAAACGCCTGCTCTGCTGGGGTCAACTGGATCTGTAATGTGCTTGTTTCTTTGACCTTCCTCCACGTGGCCCAGTACCTCACATACTACG GAGCTTTCTTCTTGTACTCCAGTCTGGCTCTACTGGGTTTTGTGTTCGTGGTGGGCTGTCTGCCGGAGACCAAGGGTCTGCGTTTGGAGGAGATCGAGTCTCTTTTTGGCAGAAGGCTCTGCACCTGCGGCGCTGGGAGTCAGGGTGTACACTACATCAGG CCTCGATTGGAGTTGGGAGCATTGCATTATGGTACACTGGAGCCGGAGGGCAGCATTGCCTACATATCAGTGAGTAGCGCCAAAACTtaa